In Sphaeramia orbicularis chromosome 14, fSphaOr1.1, whole genome shotgun sequence, the following are encoded in one genomic region:
- the vtnb gene encoding vitronectin b, which yields MKPAVVLLGVILLVSNTLGAEESCVGRCGSFEPQRKCQCDSMCVYYGSCCADFDTICPKKIARGDTFEEAEDVTDIVTTTAEAATTAPPRSNIMEVTTAAPPLFNTTTPGPVPTGNPDAVVCSGHPFDAFLQLKNGSIYAFRGEYFFELDEKSVLPGYPKLIQDVWGIPGPIDAAFTRINCQGKSYIFKGNQYWRFEGDVLDEDYPRDISVGFDGIPDGVNAAFAIPAPSHRSKEKAYFFKDDSYYQYEFKHQPSHEECVEMTRSSPSVLFTRYTDLYCDQSWEDLFTQLFGGSVSPHQRGPRLISRNWVGISPPVDATMVGRVHLTPKPSPSPPPVMKRSSRKRKPSKKRGRHSRHSLLDDLWSMDDLFDFSDYIDYRDFTSLSTQHQYQPTPVQNVYFFKKDKYYRVNLQTKRVDLTIPPYPRSIAKYWLGCENEDKPDASRAEKR from the exons ATGAAGCCAGCAGTGGTCCTGCTGGGTGTCATCCTGCTGGTTAGCAACACTCTTGGTGCTGaag AGTCCTGTGTGGGTCGCTGTGGCTCCTTCGAACCCCAGAGGAAATGTCAGTGTGACTCTATGTGTGTTTACTATGGGAGCTGCTGTGCGGACTTTGACACCATCTGCCCCAAAAAAA TTGCTCGTGGTGACACCTTTGAAGAAGCAGAGGATGTGACTGACATAGTTACCACCACCGCTGAGGCTGCTACAACTGCCCCTCCGAGGTCCAACATCATGGAAGTCACCACTGCAGCTCCTCCTCTGTTCAACACCACCACACCAGGCCCTGTGCCCACTGGAAACCCTGATGCAGTGGTCTGCAGTGGTCATCCTTTTGATGCCTTCCTGCAGCTGAAGAACGGGTCCATCTATGCATTCAGAG GTGAATATTTTTTTGAGCTGGATGAAAAATCTGTCCTTCCTGGATACCCCAAATTAATTCAGGATGTGTGGGGAATACCTGGTCCAATTGATGCTGCATTTACTCGCATCAATTGCCAGGGAAAATCCTACATCTTCAAG GGAAACCAGTACTGGAGGTTTGAGGGTGACGTCTTGGATGAGGACTATCCACGGGACATTTCAGTTGGTTTTGATGGCATACCAGATGGTGTCAATGCAGCATTTGCCATACCTGCACCAAGTCACCGCAGCAAAGAGAAAGCCTACTTTTTCAAag ATGACAGTTATTACCAGTACGAGTTCAAGCACCAGCCTTCACATGAGGAGTGTGTTGAAATGACCAGGTCATCTCCGTCTGTGCTTTTCACACGGTACACTGACCTCTACTGTGATCAGTCATGGGAGGATCTTTTCACACAGCTGTTTGGAGGCTCTG TCAGCCCTCACCAGAGGGGCCCCCGTCTCATCAGTAGGAACTGGGTAGGGATCAGTCCCCCAGTAGATGCTACCATGGTTGGACGTGTCCACCTAACTCCCAAGCCGTCGCCCTCTCCTCCTCCAGTGATGAAGAGGAGCAGTAGGAAGAGGAAGCCCAGCAAGAAACGAGGACGGCACAGTCGCCACTCTTTGCTTGATGATTTGTGGAGTATGGATGATTTATTCGACTTCAGCGACTACATTGACTACAGGGACTTCACAAGCCTGAGCACCCAGCACCAGTACCAGCCCACCCCTGtccaaaatgtttactttttcaaAAAAG ataAATACTACAGAGTCAACCTACAGACAAAACGTGTGGACCTGACAATCCCTCCTTACCCACGATCCATTGCAAAATATTGGCTTGGCTGTGAGAATGAAGATAAACCAGATGCATCACGTGCAGAGAAGAGATAG